A DNA window from Brassica napus cultivar Da-Ae chromosome C1, Da-Ae, whole genome shotgun sequence contains the following coding sequences:
- the LOC125579899 gene encoding meiosis-specific protein ASY2-like: MMMPRGGTPSFPINIRFLLTLSILLRTSQVFSLSSFLFLSVGGCCNIDSDISSDGRLSHKQRGKEIVASSSPSRDTTEAPLEEFEWIHHDAMMDTGNLDLSQRILIFESARSYRQEVRGNPDERQACERDGSGGARDGALAVNYVQTCYYPGGIFEELPALASEFLRSPDVSGQAWENVTETQSTPNSVKKLLRERHGLGVTFLIPSENQRPWSPPVGYQCVYESYFRDDTKLWFPIPRLVTSYARRRDAAISLFLNGSWRIAVALMVMAAEIDVSLSIRVFEELTSVSSLDDGLLLIKMRPSYNVIGRHPNKTPDWQRSYFFDKSDHPTSRYYPEDFLTSAHTVAGLAQEHWGNISLERVYRSIDRISRKDWNSSYPLSANKTKRRISLFTKEEQKRINEARKMRGLPDLSAIMTVELNLPSVELPAPSNEMAIADTTDASPHHQDSSAGTTTLAPKKKKGEKRPRDDLPVNSEETAEPSSKKRKRGNQQPQAAGIVRPRETDVANPVHRSESAGEPALNLASLDDLEDASPKVTLRKKKKSKTAGDRETVASALVSSIPGTSAVGASSRKKTPRVEFPDHVSFEYDGPTPLIYAPYKCAEFVSQIKCGPKPLPSVSDLIFKDEYVDAACTKLLKYDTALKETREALRKLEKVVAAKGKLLRRKKAEWRDEFVRMAEKRERAIVRKKIQRERADEAEAEHSIANVTTATLESRKASLMEEMGVKAEEHKKELGWLRDSRIYEVTKERMRVETEMIAKSNRHFGNLREWWTRCGPFDTA; the protein is encoded by the exons ATGATGATGCCTCGGGGAGGCACCCCTTCTTTCCCTATAAATATTCGCTTCCTTCTCACTCTCTCCATTCTTCTCCGCACTTCTCAGgtattctctctctcctccttcttATTTCTCTCTGTAGGTGGTTGTTGCAACATAGATAGCGATATATCGTCTGACGGGAGGTTATCTCATAAACAGAGAGGAAAAGAGATCGTGGCCTCCTCTAGTCCTTCGAGAGATACGACCGAGGCACCGCTTGAAGAATTTGAATGGATTCATCACGACGCGATGATGGACACCGGGAATTTAGATCTGTCTCAAAGGATCCTAATCTTCGAATCTGCGCGTTCGTATCGGCAAGAAGTGAGAGGAAATCCAGATGAGCGACAGGCTTGCGAGAGAGACGGTTCAGGCGGTGCGAGGGACGGAGCTCTCGCTGTCAATTACGTGCAGACGTGCTATTATCCTGGAGGGATCTTTGAGGAGCTCCCGGCGTTAGCTTCCGAGTTCCTGCGCTCTCCTGATGTGAGCGGTCAAGCTTGGGAGAATGTTACTGAGACTCAGTCAACTCCCAATAGCGTGAAGAAGCTTCTGAGGGAACGTCATGGACTAGGGGTAACTTTCTTGATTCCCTCGGAAAACCAGAGGCCTTGGTCACCACCAGTTGGGTATCAGTGCGTTTACGAATCCTATTTTCGGGACGATACGAAGCTTTGGTTCCCAATTCCTCGACTAGTCACATCGTATGCGAGGCGCCGAGATGCAGCGATAAGTCTGTTTTTGAATGGTTCGTGGCGTATCGCGGTGGCCCTGATGGTTATGGCCGCTGAAATTGATGTCTCGTTGAGCATTCGTGTCTTCGAGGAGTTGACGTCTGTCAGCTCGTTAGACGACGGGCTTCTGTTGATAAAAATGCGTCCCAGCTACAATGTCATAGGAAGGCATCCTAACAAGACGCCGGATTGGCAAAGATCTTATTTCTTTGATAAAT CCGACCATCCTACTTCTCGTTACTATCCAGAAGACTTTCTTACAAGCGCTCACACCGTTGCGGGACTTGCTCAGGAGCATTGGGGGAATATTTCTTTGGAGAGGGTTTACCGTTCGATCGATCGTATTTCCAGGA AAGATTGGAATTCGAGTTATCCTCTTTCTGCCAACAAGACTAAGAGGCGGATCTCGCTATTCACAAAGGAAGAGCAGAAGAGAATCAACGAGGCAAGGAAAATGAGAGGGCTTCCAGATCTGAGTGCAATTATGACGGTCGAACTTAATCTGCCGAGTGTCGAACTACCTGCACCTTCTAACGAGATGGCGATTGCCGACACCACCGATGCGAGCCCTCATCATCAAGATTCCTCGGCTGGTACCACTACTTTGGCtcctaagaagaagaagggggAGAAAAGACCCCGTGACGACCTTCCTGTCAAC TCGGAGGAGACGGCTGAACCATCATCAAAAAAGAGGAAGAGAGGCAATCAGCAGCCTCAAGCTGCGGGGATCGTGAGGCCGCGAGAGACTGATGTCGCCAACCCCGTGCATCGGAGTGAATCAGCTGGTGAGCCGGCTCTCAACTTAGCCTCATTGGATGATCTTGAAGACGCCTCTCCCAAAGTTACGctgcggaagaagaagaaatccaaAACGGCGGGTGATCGAGAGACGGTCGCTAGTGCTCTAGTTTCCTCGATCCCTGGAACATCAGCCGTCGGTGCTTCGTCTCGGAAGAAGACTCCGAGGGTCGAGTTTCCTGATCACGTGTCGTTCGAGTACGATGGTCCCACCCCGCTTATTTATGCTCCTTATAAATGTGCTGAGTTTGTCAGCCAGATCAAATGCGGGCCGAAGCCTCTTCCATCCGTGTCTGACTTGATCTTTAAGGACGAGTACGTCGACGCTGCTTGCACTAAATTACTG AAATACGACACAGCCTTGAAGGAGACTCGCGAAGCCTTGAGAAAGTTGGAGAAAGTAGTGGCGGCCAAGGGTAAGCTTCTCCGCCGGAAGAAAGCGGAATGGAGGGATGAGTTCGTGAGGATGGCCGAGAAGAGAGAACGAGCGATTGTTCGGAAGAAGATTCAGCGGGAGCGAGCTGACGAGGCCGAGGCTGAACACTCCATCGCTAATGTGACCACTGCAACTTTGGAGTCTCGGAAGGCCAGTCTGATGGAAGAGATGGGGGTCAAAGCCGAAGAACATAAGAAAGAGTTGGGTTGGCTTAGGGATTCGCGTATCTATGAGGTTACGAAGGAGAGGATGAGGGTTGAGACCGAGATGATCGCGAAATCCAACAGGCACTTCGGAAATCTTCGTGAATGGTGGACTCGCTGCGGCCCTTTCGACACAGCATGA